A genomic stretch from Ureibacillus composti includes:
- a CDS encoding DUF421 domain-containing protein: protein MEIYIQILLRTIFLYVLVLIVFRLMGKREVGELSIMDLVVFVLIAEVVAFALDEFDKPIFESIFPILVLFLIQYANSLLTLKSKKVRDLIDGDPSLIVRDGVIQEEEMRKQRYNLDDLFQQLREERVPSVQNISYAFLEPSGKLSIFLKDEDPLVIPLIVDGIIVHRHLKLMQKDEKWLLNLLKKEGYENTEDIFYCCYEKQQLHVQLKASATNNGS from the coding sequence GTGGAAATTTATATTCAAATTCTTTTACGAACCATTTTTTTATATGTTCTTGTTCTAATTGTATTCCGACTTATGGGGAAAAGAGAAGTCGGAGAACTGAGTATCATGGACTTAGTTGTCTTTGTTTTAATTGCCGAAGTTGTTGCATTTGCATTAGATGAATTTGATAAACCAATCTTTGAATCTATTTTTCCAATTCTTGTGTTATTTTTAATTCAATATGCAAACTCATTGTTAACTTTAAAAAGCAAAAAGGTTCGTGATTTAATTGATGGCGATCCCTCTTTAATTGTTAGGGATGGCGTTATTCAAGAAGAAGAAATGAGAAAGCAAAGATATAATCTTGACGACTTATTTCAACAATTGAGAGAAGAAAGGGTGCCATCTGTTCAAAATATTTCCTATGCTTTTTTAGAACCTTCAGGAAAACTATCAATATTCTTGAAAGATGAGGACCCTCTAGTTATACCCCTAATCGTCGATGGAATTATTGTGCATAGACATTTAAAATTAATGCAAAAAGATGAGAAATGGCTGTTAAATTTATTAAAAAAAGAAGGATATGAAAATACTGAAGATATTTTCTACTGTTGTTATGAGAAGCAACAATTACATGTTCAATTAAAGGCGAGTGCGACGAATAATGGATCGTAA
- the yajC gene encoding preprotein translocase subunit YajC yields the protein MDTIVSLLPIIIMFVAMWFILIRPAQKRQKTTAQMQNNLKKGDRVVTIGGLHGEVDAIEDAAVYVLVDGKTRLKFERQAIGRVIAD from the coding sequence ATGGATACAATTGTTAGTTTACTACCGATAATAATTATGTTCGTAGCAATGTGGTTTATTTTAATTAGACCAGCGCAAAAAAGACAAAAAACTACAGCCCAAATGCAAAATAACTTAAAAAAGGGAGATCGTGTTGTAACGATTGGAGGACTTCATGGCGAAGTGGATGCTATTGAAGACGCTGCAGTTTATGTCCTTGTAGATGGTAAAACACGATTAAAATTTGAACGACAAGCAATAGGACGAGTTATTGCAGATTAA
- the tgt gene encoding tRNA guanosine(34) transglycosylase Tgt, with the protein MTQPAIRYEFIKTCKQTGARLGIVHTPHGSFETPAFMPVGTQATVKTMSPEDLKEMGAGIILSNTYHLWLRPGNDIVKEAGGLHKFMNWDRPILTDSGGFQVFSLSEFRKIEEEGVHFRNHLNGDKLFLSPEKAMEIQNDLGSDIMMAFDECPPFPATYDYMLASVDRTTRWAKRCKEAHQRPEDQGLFGIVQGGEFEDLRKRSAEALVELDLPGYAVGGLSVGEPKEIMNRVLEFTTPLLPENKPRYLMGVGSPDSLIDGAIRGIDMFDCVLPTRIARNGTLMTSEGRLVVKNAKYARDFGPLDPNCDCYTCKNYSRAYIRHLIRTEETFGIRLTTYHNLHFLLNLMEQVRQAIREDRLGDFREEFFEKYGFNKPNAKNF; encoded by the coding sequence ATGACACAACCAGCAATTCGATATGAGTTTATTAAAACTTGTAAGCAAACAGGAGCCCGATTAGGGATTGTCCACACACCACATGGTTCTTTTGAAACACCAGCGTTTATGCCGGTAGGGACACAAGCAACTGTTAAAACGATGTCACCTGAGGATTTAAAAGAAATGGGCGCAGGCATTATTCTATCGAATACTTACCATTTATGGTTACGCCCAGGGAATGATATTGTAAAAGAAGCAGGCGGATTGCACAAGTTCATGAATTGGGACCGTCCAATTTTAACTGATTCAGGGGGATTCCAAGTGTTCTCTCTTAGTGAATTCCGCAAAATTGAAGAAGAGGGCGTACATTTCCGTAATCACTTAAATGGTGACAAACTATTCTTAAGTCCTGAAAAAGCAATGGAGATACAAAATGATCTAGGTTCAGACATTATGATGGCATTTGATGAATGCCCACCATTCCCGGCCACTTATGACTATATGTTAGCATCTGTTGATCGTACAACTCGTTGGGCAAAACGTTGTAAGGAAGCCCATCAACGTCCAGAAGATCAAGGTCTATTTGGAATCGTTCAAGGTGGAGAGTTTGAAGATTTACGTAAACGCAGTGCTGAGGCTTTAGTTGAACTTGATTTACCAGGTTATGCAGTTGGAGGGCTATCTGTAGGGGAACCAAAAGAAATCATGAATCGTGTTTTAGAATTTACAACGCCTTTGCTTCCTGAAAATAAACCTCGCTATTTAATGGGTGTTGGTTCACCAGACTCATTAATCGATGGTGCAATTCGTGGAATAGATATGTTTGACTGCGTATTACCAACACGTATCGCTCGTAATGGTACATTAATGACTTCTGAAGGACGCCTTGTTGTGAAAAATGCAAAATATGCACGTGATTTCGGACCATTAGATCCTAACTGTGATTGCTATACTTGTAAAAATTATTCTCGAGCATATATCCGTCACTTAATTAGAACAGAAGAAACATTTGGTATTCGCTTAACGACATACCATAATTTACATTTCCTACTAAACCTAATGGAACAAGTACGTCAAGCAATACGTGAAGATCGACTAGGAGATTTCCGTGAAGAATTCTTTGAAAAATATGGGTTTAACAAACCTAATGCAAAAAATTTCTAA
- the queA gene encoding tRNA preQ1(34) S-adenosylmethionine ribosyltransferase-isomerase QueA, with protein sequence MKVEDFDFHLPEELIAQTPLEDRTASRLMIVDRGTGEVEHSYFKHIVDQLQKGDCLVLNDTRVMPARLFGTKEETGAHIEVLLLKQGKDDEWETLVKPAKRVKVGTEITFGEGLLKATCTEELDHGGRLFKFSYDGIFYEILDKLGEMPLPPYIHEKLDDRERYQTVYSKEIGSAAAPTAGLHFTNEILEQIKDKGIEIVFITLHVGLGTFRPVSVDSIENHDMHSEFYSVSEEAAEVINRTKANGGKVIAVGTTSTRTLETIAQKYDGEIRAEQGWTNIFIYPGFEYKAIDGLITNFHLPKSTLVMLVSALTSREIILNAYNKAVEEKYRFFSFGDAMFIRPNR encoded by the coding sequence ATGAAAGTAGAAGATTTTGATTTCCACTTGCCAGAAGAACTAATTGCACAAACACCATTAGAGGATCGCACAGCAAGTCGCCTAATGATTGTAGACCGAGGGACTGGTGAAGTAGAGCATAGTTATTTTAAACATATTGTAGATCAATTACAAAAAGGGGATTGTTTAGTATTAAACGATACGCGAGTAATGCCAGCTCGTCTTTTTGGTACAAAAGAAGAAACAGGTGCTCATATTGAAGTATTACTTTTAAAACAAGGTAAAGATGATGAATGGGAAACACTTGTAAAACCAGCCAAAAGAGTAAAAGTGGGTACTGAAATTACATTTGGTGAGGGTCTTTTAAAAGCAACGTGTACAGAGGAATTAGATCATGGTGGCCGTCTATTTAAATTTAGTTATGACGGAATATTTTATGAAATTTTAGACAAATTAGGAGAAATGCCATTACCTCCATATATTCATGAAAAATTAGATGATCGTGAACGTTATCAAACGGTATATTCAAAAGAAATTGGTTCAGCTGCAGCACCAACTGCTGGTCTACATTTTACCAATGAAATTTTAGAGCAAATTAAAGATAAAGGAATTGAGATTGTCTTTATTACCCTTCATGTTGGTTTAGGAACTTTTCGACCTGTAAGTGTAGATTCAATTGAAAATCATGATATGCATTCAGAATTTTATAGTGTATCTGAAGAAGCAGCAGAAGTGATAAATCGTACAAAAGCTAATGGTGGGAAAGTGATCGCTGTCGGTACAACATCAACACGTACACTTGAAACAATTGCACAAAAGTACGATGGCGAAATTCGAGCAGAACAGGGTTGGACAAATATTTTTATTTATCCTGGATTTGAATATAAAGCCATTGATGGCCTAATTACGAATTTCCATTTACCAAAGTCTACATTAGTCATGCTTGTAAGTGCACTAACTTCTAGAGAAATTATTCTAAATGCATACAATAAAGCAGTGGAAGAGAAATATCGTTTCTTTAGCTTCGGAGACGCCATGTTTATACGACCAAACCGCTAA
- the ruvB gene encoding Holliday junction branch migration DNA helicase RuvB, which yields MSNRIISSDADEFDDQIELSLRPQKLSQYIGQHKVKENLKIFIEAARQREECLDHVLLYGPPGLGKTTLATIIANEMNVNVRLTSGPAIERPGDLAAIVSSLQPGDVLFIDEIHRLPRAIEEVLYPAMEDFCLDIVVGKGPEARSIRLDLPPFTLVGATTRVGALSAPLRDRFGVLLRLDFYDEQSLENIVIRSSKLFNVEMDQKAANEIAKRSRGTPRIANRLLKRVRDYAQVLGDGAITEELAAQALELLQVDPRGLDHIDHNLLISMIERFGGGPVGLDTLAASIGEERVTIEDVYEPYLLQMGFIQRTPRGRIATTLAYEHFGYIKS from the coding sequence ATGTCAAACAGAATTATTTCTAGTGACGCGGATGAGTTTGACGACCAAATCGAACTATCCCTTCGTCCACAAAAGTTGTCGCAATATATTGGCCAACATAAAGTAAAAGAAAATTTGAAAATTTTTATTGAAGCCGCAAGACAACGAGAAGAATGTTTAGACCATGTTTTGTTATATGGCCCTCCCGGTTTAGGTAAAACAACTCTAGCAACAATTATTGCTAATGAGATGAATGTAAATGTTCGGTTAACAAGTGGTCCTGCCATAGAGAGACCTGGTGACTTAGCTGCGATTGTTAGCTCTCTTCAGCCAGGAGATGTATTATTTATTGATGAAATTCATCGTTTACCTCGTGCCATTGAAGAAGTATTATATCCAGCAATGGAGGACTTTTGTCTTGATATTGTGGTAGGAAAAGGGCCCGAAGCGCGGTCGATCCGGCTTGATTTGCCTCCATTTACATTAGTGGGCGCTACAACAAGAGTAGGGGCTTTATCGGCACCATTACGGGATCGTTTTGGTGTTTTATTACGACTCGATTTCTATGATGAGCAATCATTAGAGAATATTGTTATTCGAAGTAGCAAATTATTTAATGTGGAGATGGATCAAAAAGCAGCAAATGAAATTGCGAAACGTTCAAGAGGAACACCCAGAATTGCAAATCGCTTATTAAAACGTGTACGTGATTATGCACAAGTTTTAGGTGATGGAGCTATTACAGAAGAATTAGCTGCACAGGCACTAGAATTATTGCAAGTTGATCCACGAGGATTAGATCATATCGATCACAATTTATTAATTAGCATGATTGAAAGATTTGGTGGCGGGCCTGTGGGACTAGATACACTCGCCGCATCTATTGGGGAAGAAAGAGTCACAATAGAAGATGTTTATGAGCCGTATTTATTGCAAATGGGTTTTATTCAACGAACACCACGTGGACGTATTGCAACAACATTAGCTTATGAACATTTTGGTTATATTAAATCGTAA
- the ruvA gene encoding Holliday junction branch migration protein RuvA: protein MYDYLIGQVTRITPAYIALEQQEIGWKIFTPNPFAFRINNEKQKIFVHMHVREDAQDIFGFKSLDERDLFLKLIQVSGIGPKGALAILASGNPTQVIQAIEQEDETFLVKFPGVGKKTARQMILDLKGKLGSLLETIELPSTEDELPLFGVNAHKQELEEAILALTALGYSEKELSKIKSQLEDQVNLSTTEDYMKFALQLLLKLK, encoded by the coding sequence ATGTATGATTATTTAATAGGACAAGTTACACGTATAACTCCAGCGTATATCGCTTTAGAACAACAAGAGATTGGGTGGAAGATCTTCACACCCAATCCCTTTGCTTTCCGCATAAATAATGAAAAACAAAAGATTTTTGTACATATGCATGTTCGCGAAGATGCACAAGACATATTTGGATTTAAGTCTTTGGATGAGAGAGATTTATTCCTGAAACTTATTCAAGTTTCAGGAATCGGACCTAAAGGTGCTCTAGCAATTTTAGCAAGTGGCAATCCAACTCAAGTAATCCAAGCGATAGAACAAGAAGATGAAACATTCCTAGTGAAGTTTCCGGGAGTTGGAAAAAAAACAGCCCGTCAAATGATTCTAGATTTAAAAGGAAAACTTGGATCCCTTCTTGAAACGATTGAATTACCAAGTACCGAAGATGAATTGCCTCTATTTGGAGTAAATGCACACAAACAAGAACTAGAAGAGGCTATTCTTGCGTTAACAGCATTAGGTTATTCTGAAAAGGAATTGTCAAAAATTAAGTCTCAATTAGAAGATCAAGTCAATCTTTCAACGACAGAAGACTATATGAAATTTGCATTACAGTTACTATTAAAACTGAAATAA
- a CDS encoding phosphotransferase: MQIKNNIWKQETSKGTLFIKKYDSSTSAEKVKFIHRQLELIEFPYVIPLIKSKEPDLLIQKWQKHSSSADFSKANHRKDALHILKSLHDTGNVIDWKSNYIIPRQHLYQKWNARLERFLNNEQELVPYLQHAFYDITLYANNVLKQMRKQQNDRAKKRVTLLHGDVVHHNFLVLNDGSMKLIDFDLGVIGDPSEELILWMHRVLPTINYDLKLLMKENPYLMQNCLPKLHYLQYPNELLREWLFVLHLGEIEREAFLDYLMPFTEKALRHWPALMSEIEILQS, from the coding sequence ATGCAAATTAAAAACAATATATGGAAACAAGAAACATCAAAAGGAACACTATTTATAAAAAAATACGATAGTTCAACATCTGCAGAAAAAGTAAAATTCATTCATAGACAATTAGAATTAATCGAGTTTCCATATGTTATTCCTTTGATTAAAAGCAAGGAACCAGATTTACTAATTCAGAAATGGCAAAAACATAGCTCAAGTGCCGACTTCTCGAAAGCCAATCATCGTAAAGATGCTTTGCACATATTAAAATCGTTACATGATACAGGTAACGTAATAGACTGGAAGAGCAATTATATCATTCCACGACAACATTTATATCAAAAGTGGAATGCAAGATTAGAAAGATTTTTAAATAACGAACAAGAATTAGTCCCGTATCTCCAACATGCCTTTTACGATATTACTTTATATGCAAACAATGTTTTAAAACAAATGCGTAAACAACAAAATGACAGAGCAAAGAAAAGAGTAACGTTATTACATGGCGATGTTGTTCATCATAATTTTTTAGTTCTTAATGATGGTAGTATGAAACTCATTGATTTTGATTTAGGAGTAATTGGTGATCCTTCAGAAGAATTAATCCTCTGGATGCATAGAGTATTACCTACCATTAATTATGATCTAAAGTTACTAATGAAAGAAAATCCGTATTTAATGCAAAACTGCTTACCTAAATTGCACTATTTACAATATCCAAATGAGCTTTTACGTGAATGGTTATTTGTGTTACATTTAGGTGAAATTGAGCGAGAAGCCTTCTTAGACTATTTAATGCCATTTACAGAAAAAGCGTTAAGACATTGGCCTGCTTTAATGAGTGAAATTGAAATTTTACAGAGCTAA
- the safA gene encoding SafA/ExsA family spore coat assembly protein produces the protein MRTHIVQKGDTLWKIAKQYGIGFDELKRLNAHLANPDYIVPGMEIILPDGATPTPSRGSMGKEQLTAPMPAPMPTPMPMPTQEQMVESMQEMLPKEKMTKEKMTQPMPMPMPMPTPQPAPMPKPSFTLPNINLDFDFSPKTDIDISPNTKIDISPKTNISPNTKIDVSPKTNISPNTKIDVSPKTNISPKTDLQFIQPQPQPQPQPIIMPMQQMPMPMPQVQPIYIEQPKTEHVPMPMPMPMPETHVVYVPFHPCHPCHFPEHYPMPQHHHKPCGCHEMRPYQFMQHQPCGCQEVNPYQFMQHHQPCGCHEAQPYQMMPYFDQTQYESMFESPEQVSPAMETLPIEEKLPDWLLDSSSSPSSSNQSFVAGASELGEMYTHHDHHADHLKHVNHGRLDDECAEKEAELANYYYQQHESLGAYPSEQYPGHYGIMPQMMPQMPQKPCGCNQSHHYQHQYPQHPYYNPWSY, from the coding sequence GTGCGAACTCATATTGTTCAAAAAGGTGATACACTTTGGAAAATTGCGAAACAATACGGAATTGGTTTTGATGAATTAAAAAGGTTAAATGCCCATTTGGCAAATCCTGATTATATTGTACCGGGTATGGAGATTATTTTACCTGATGGCGCAACACCAACACCATCTAGAGGTTCAATGGGGAAAGAACAACTAACAGCTCCGATGCCTGCTCCGATGCCAACGCCAATGCCGATGCCAACACAGGAGCAAATGGTGGAGTCTATGCAAGAAATGCTTCCAAAAGAAAAAATGACGAAAGAAAAAATGACTCAACCAATGCCAATGCCAATGCCAATGCCAACACCACAACCAGCGCCTATGCCAAAACCTAGCTTTACACTACCAAATATAAATTTAGATTTTGATTTTTCGCCTAAAACAGATATTGATATTTCACCAAATACAAAAATTGATATTTCACCAAAAACTAATATTTCGCCAAATACAAAAATAGATGTTTCACCGAAAACTAATATTTCACCAAATACAAAGATAGATGTTTCACCAAAAACTAATATTTCACCAAAAACAGATCTGCAATTTATACAACCACAACCACAACCACAACCACAGCCAATAATCATGCCAATGCAACAAATGCCGATGCCAATGCCACAAGTACAGCCGATCTATATTGAGCAACCAAAAACAGAGCATGTGCCGATGCCAATGCCAATGCCAATGCCAGAAACACATGTTGTATATGTTCCGTTCCATCCATGTCATCCGTGTCATTTCCCTGAACACTATCCAATGCCTCAACATCATCACAAACCGTGTGGATGTCACGAGATGCGACCGTATCAGTTCATGCAACACCAACCATGTGGATGCCAAGAAGTGAATCCTTATCAATTCATGCAACATCATCAACCATGTGGATGCCATGAAGCACAACCTTATCAAATGATGCCATATTTTGATCAGACTCAATATGAGTCTATGTTTGAGTCTCCTGAGCAAGTGTCACCAGCTATGGAAACATTACCGATTGAAGAAAAATTACCTGATTGGTTATTAGATTCGAGTTCATCTCCATCATCTTCAAATCAAAGTTTTGTAGCCGGCGCAAGTGAATTAGGTGAAATGTATACACATCATGATCATCATGCCGATCATTTGAAACATGTAAACCATGGTAGACTCGATGATGAATGTGCAGAGAAAGAGGCAGAGTTAGCAAATTATTATTATCAACAACACGAGAGTTTAGGTGCATATCCATCAGAACAATACCCTGGCCATTACGGAATTATGCCGCAAATGATGCCACAAATGCCACAGAAACCTTGCGGATGTAATCAAAGCCACCATTATCAACATCAATACCCGCAACACCCATATTACAATCCATGGTCATACTAA
- a CDS encoding transcription repressor NadR — protein MKKMLGENRRNELLNLLRKANGPLKGTELAKHTNVSRQVIVNDMNLLKARNEPILATSQGYIYIQQDDSIQTFERKIVCLHTPQQAEDEMITLVDCGVTLKNVIVEHPVYGEITASIMVSNRFDVTNFIEHIKETNASLLSDLTDGTHLHVISATSIEQLDHAEQMLREKGYLIEG, from the coding sequence ATGAAAAAAATGTTAGGCGAAAATCGTAGAAATGAACTACTCAATTTACTTAGAAAAGCAAATGGTCCTCTAAAAGGAACAGAATTAGCTAAGCATACAAATGTTTCAAGACAGGTAATAGTAAATGACATGAATTTATTAAAAGCACGTAACGAACCCATCTTGGCTACTAGTCAGGGCTATATTTATATTCAACAGGACGATTCAATTCAAACTTTTGAGCGGAAAATTGTATGCTTACATACTCCCCAACAGGCAGAAGATGAGATGATTACACTTGTTGATTGTGGAGTAACTTTAAAAAATGTGATTGTTGAACATCCAGTGTACGGTGAGATTACAGCCTCTATTATGGTATCGAATCGATTTGATGTTACTAACTTTATCGAACATATTAAAGAAACAAACGCAAGCTTACTTTCAGATTTAACTGATGGGACTCATCTTCACGTCATATCTGCAACTTCAATTGAACAACTAGATCATGCAGAACAAATGCTACGTGAGAAAGGTTATTTAATTGAAGGTTGA
- a CDS encoding thiol-disulfide oxidoreductase DCC family protein, with protein sequence MVNIILFDGECHFCDRSVQFIIKRDIRKQFKFASIQGEKGQKLLQQHGVPKTLDSIVLIEGGKIYSKSSAVLRICKQLNRRWKLLYVFIIVPTPIRNFVYDLVAKNRHKLNKSNQCRIPTKDDLERFL encoded by the coding sequence TTGGTTAATATAATTTTGTTTGATGGCGAATGTCATTTTTGTGATCGAAGTGTCCAGTTTATTATTAAACGTGATATTAGAAAACAATTCAAGTTTGCATCTATTCAAGGTGAAAAGGGGCAAAAATTGTTACAACAGCATGGAGTTCCAAAAACATTGGATAGTATTGTCTTAATTGAAGGTGGAAAAATTTATTCCAAATCGAGTGCAGTCCTGCGAATATGCAAGCAGCTTAATCGACGTTGGAAATTGTTATATGTATTTATCATTGTTCCAACTCCAATTCGAAACTTTGTCTATGATTTAGTTGCAAAAAATCGCCATAAACTAAACAAAAGCAATCAATGTCGTATCCCAACAAAAGATGATTTAGAGCGATTTTTGTAA
- the pheA gene encoding prephenate dehydratase — translation MTELQSRKRIAYLGPEASFTFLATKGLFNSNEILEPYRTIPECIEAVSEGKVDLAVVPVENALEGTVTLTVDYLYHEVDLYVVGEVLSKIQQHLMVNKAQVMNWSNIEGVYSHPHALAQCHKYLHYRFSKVPLHQYSSTSAAAKLVAEHPELCIAAIGNASSAEKYDLEIVERNIHDFHFNHTRFFVVSKENGRLSIEKSEGKPKTTFMITLPSDVSGALHQVLSVFAWRKLNLSKIESRPLKTGLGDYFFIADIIADEEEPMMKGAVEELQVLGCTVKSLGTYYTYLTPEN, via the coding sequence GTGACAGAACTACAATCAAGAAAACGTATTGCATATTTAGGGCCAGAAGCATCATTTACCTTTTTAGCAACAAAAGGATTATTTAATAGTAATGAAATTTTAGAACCCTATAGAACAATTCCAGAATGTATTGAAGCTGTTTCTGAAGGTAAAGTAGACTTAGCAGTAGTTCCCGTTGAAAATGCATTGGAAGGGACAGTTACGTTAACAGTTGATTATTTATATCATGAAGTAGATTTATATGTTGTTGGGGAAGTATTGTCTAAAATTCAACAGCATTTAATGGTAAATAAAGCGCAAGTAATGAATTGGAGTAATATAGAAGGAGTTTATTCGCATCCACATGCATTAGCTCAATGTCATAAGTACTTGCATTATCGTTTTAGTAAAGTACCGCTCCATCAATATTCATCAACTTCTGCTGCAGCAAAACTAGTTGCTGAACATCCGGAACTTTGTATTGCGGCAATAGGAAATGCGTCATCAGCAGAAAAATATGATTTAGAAATTGTTGAACGAAACATTCATGACTTCCATTTTAATCATACTCGATTCTTTGTAGTATCAAAGGAAAATGGTCGTTTATCGATTGAAAAATCAGAAGGAAAACCAAAAACGACGTTTATGATTACGCTACCATCCGATGTTTCAGGTGCTCTTCATCAAGTCTTATCAGTTTTCGCATGGCGTAAGTTAAATTTAAGTAAAATTGAATCACGTCCTTTGAAGACGGGTCTTGGGGATTATTTCTTTATTGCAGACATAATTGCCGATGAAGAAGAACCGATGATGAAAGGTGCAGTTGAAGAATTACAGGTACTTGGATGTACAGTTAAGTCACTTGGAACATATTATACATACTTAACACCGGAAAATTGA
- a CDS encoding ACT domain-containing protein, giving the protein MKNVANQRYYLVREDVLTDAMQKTLEAKHLLQSGAVSSIWDAVKEVDLSRSAFYKYRDAVFPFHSIVQERILTVFIQLQDRKGTLARLLEIISESHCNILTIHQTIPIQGRANVTLSLDVTSMTIDLDDLVQQFKKLEFVESAEIISSGAL; this is encoded by the coding sequence ATGAAAAACGTCGCGAATCAAAGATATTATTTAGTACGCGAAGATGTACTGACAGATGCTATGCAAAAAACTTTAGAAGCAAAACATCTTTTACAAAGTGGTGCTGTGTCTTCAATTTGGGACGCGGTTAAGGAAGTGGATTTATCACGCAGCGCATTCTATAAATATCGAGATGCTGTTTTTCCCTTTCACTCTATTGTGCAAGAACGAATTCTAACAGTTTTTATTCAATTGCAAGATCGGAAAGGAACACTGGCAAGACTGCTAGAAATTATTTCAGAATCACATTGCAATATATTGACAATTCATCAAACAATTCCGATACAAGGGCGAGCAAATGTCACTCTTTCTCTAGATGTAACAAGTATGACGATTGACTTAGATGATTTAGTACAGCAATTTAAGAAATTAGAATTTGTGGAATCAGCTGAAATTATTAGTTCCGGTGCATTATAG